From a single Cotesia glomerata isolate CgM1 linkage group LG6, MPM_Cglom_v2.3, whole genome shotgun sequence genomic region:
- the LOC123266714 gene encoding peroxidasin translates to MKLFNEVCCVLVLLGLILGLEVQTLEKNSFFSNCPDKCWCYHSSVRCMYQGITLVPRVPTNTTILDLRFNDIVDLQPGTFHGLKHMDTILLNDNKVKHLSANTFIGLPRLRILYLYKNYITSITPGAFSHLPNLRQLYLQNNKLMEILPNTFSNLPRLERLFLQNNELKKIPAAAFENIGSMTRLRLDSNDLVCDCDLLWLVERLRDKPAEMAAICQSPEEMQGKSLTTMTIHDFHCKTPKIIQGPGDVEVQEGETAYFTCRVDGDPKPAVKWMRNSDQVNVDGKKYILKQDGTLVIPRVTVDDIGEYECIAESKMGAEVSRKARAVITVSPAIRFIQLPTSQTVTAGEDISFTCKADSQIPVKLEWWKDGQRIYSDNQRIYLQDQSSVLKILSATPRDGARYVCQARNVNGFAEVSADLRVLDKNSSPPKLIYEPPKNLDSEVGATVEIPCRAEGEPKPVIQWKKDGSALEPRVSSIKISRGGSLYIQNVSLADSGRYECTAVNDNGRATAQCLLQVHPVLGSSNTISNSIGSTSDTLIRRAFNDATETIDRAINQTLESLFGVNNNGKEPRHFDPFRVTRFPNAVARAAARPAEIFERTLLNIRRFMDKGMSVNSSTPFKYEDILTSEQIAEIEKLSGCTGHRKKHTCNNLCFHTKYRSIDGSCNNLKHPTWGSSYTGFRRILQPIYENGFSQPIGWDSSRLYYGFKKPPARLISTKLISTTKISSDSRITHMVMQWGQFLDHDLDHALPAVSSESWDGIDCKKSCENAAPCFPMQVPPGDPRISNRRCIDFIRTSAVCGSGMTSILWGQGIMPREQMNQLTSYLDASQVYGYNDELALDLRDMTPSRSLNNDADNNDNRGLLREGVTLPGKKPLLPYSTPGQFVDCRRNPIESTINCFVAGDIRANEQVGLLAMHTIWLREHNRIARILGELNPHWSGERLYQEARKIVGAEMQHITYQHWLPIIFGQTTEELIGSWTGYNPELDASISNVFATAALRFGHSIIQPRLERLNEDLSSIPQGPLNLRDAFFSPWRLVDEGGVDPLLRGMFGTAAKLKMPEENLNTELTEQLFRTAHAVALDLAAMNIQRAREHGIPGYLEWRKFCNFSHDFDSFDELANEISSAKVRRKLQELYGHPGNIDVWVGGILEDQLPGAKVGPLFKCLLLEQFKRTRDADRLWYENPSTFKPEQFQQIKQTSLARILCDNGDNITRIQKNVFVLPERDGEKMVSCQDIPAVDLRFWSQCCGDLDSTCTSVNGNLPRVRLPRSPTAEKYLEVFNTHQQLVDGDGDKSKDKVVMMVEHVREEARILNKLVNKISKRVEELKEFLKSTNNTIESWMAGDLI, encoded by the exons atgaaacttttcaaTGAGGTGTGCTGCGTTTTGGTGCTTTTGGGGCTGATTCTGGGATTAGAGGTCCAGACCctggaaaaaaatagtttttttagtaattgtcCTGATAAATGTTGGTGCTATCACTCCAGTGTAAGATGTATGTATCAAGGAATTACTTTGGTGCCGAGAGTTCCGACGAATACTACTATTtt AGATTTACGATTCAACGACATAGTGGACTTACAACCGGGGACATTCCACGGTCTCAAGCACATGGACACAATTCTTCTGAATGACAACAAAGTTAAGCACTTGAGTGCGAATACCTTCATTGGGTTGCCGAGGCTGAGGATTCTTTacttgtataaaaattacataacaTCAATAACGCCCGGAGCGTTCTCACACTTGCCAAATCTGAGACAACTTTATTTGCAAAACAACAAACTCATGGAGATATTGCCCAACACATTTAGCAACTTACCTCGTCTTGAGCGGCTATTTCTGCAGAACAATGAGCTGAAGAAAATACCGGCCGCTGCTTTCGAGAATATCGGCTCGATGACCAGATTGCGGCTCGATTCCAATGATCTGGTCTGTGATTGTGATTTGTTGTGGCTGGTAGAGAGATTGAGAGATAAACCGGCCGAGATGGCTGCTATTTGTCAGTCGCCTGAAGAAATGCAGGGCAAGTCGCTGACAACTATGACAATACACGATTTTCACTGCA AGACTCCAAAAATAATCCAAGGTCCCGGAGATGTTGAAGTGCAAGAAGGCGAGACTGCATACTTCACTTGTCGCGTTGATGGGGATCCAAAGCCGGCTGTTAAATGGATGAGAAACTCCGACCAAGTTAATGTTGATGGCAAAAAGTACATTTTGAAACAAGACGGGACTCTTGTTATTCCTCGAGTGACTGTCGATGATATTGGAGAGTATGAATGTATTGCTGAGAGTAAAATGGGCGCTGAAGTTTCTCGGAAAGCTCGCGCAGTTATTACTGTCAGCCCGGCGATCCGTTTTattcag TTACCAACTTCTCAAACAGTGACAGCTGGAGAAGACATAAGCTTCACGTGCAAAGCAGACAGCCAGATTCCAGTAAAACTGGAATGGTGGAAAGACGGGCAGCGAATTTACTCCGACAACCAGCGAATATATCTCCAAGACCAGTCCTCAGTTTTGAAAATCCTCTCCGCAACACCTCGGGACGGAGCGAGGTACGTCTGCCAGGCTCGCAATGTCAACGGCTTCGCGGAAGTCAGCGCGGACTTGCGGGTGCTGGACAAAAATTCCAGTCCCCCGAAATTGATCTACGAGCCCCCGAAAAATTTGGACAGCGAAGTAGGAGCCACCGTGGAGATCCCTTGCCGCGCCGAAGGTGAACCTAAGCCTGTAATTCAGTGGAAAAAGGACGGCAGCGCGCTGGAACCAAGAGTTTCTTCGATAAAAATCTCCCGGGGAGGCTCGCTGTACATCCAAAACGTCTCGCTGGCAGACTCCGGACGGTACGAGTGCACTGCTGTCAATGATAATGGACGTGCTACCGCGCAATGTCTGTTGCAAGTACACCCAGTCCTGGGCAGCAGCAACACCATCAGCAACAGCATCGGCTCTACCTCTGACACGCTGATAAGGCGCGCGTTCAATGACGCAACTGAGACAATTGACCGAGCAATTAATCAGACGCTTGAGTCGCTCTTTGGAGTTAATAATAATGGCAAAGAACCAAGGCATTTTGATCCATTCCGCGTCACCAG ATTCCCGAACGCAGTCGCCAGAGCAGCAGCAAGACCAGCAGAAATCTTCGAAAGGACTCTACTAAACATCCGGCGTTTCATGGACAAAGGAATGTCAGTAAATTCATCAACACCCTTCAAATATGAAGACATACTCACCTCCGAGCAGATAGCAGAAATAGAAAAACTCTCAGGCTGCACCGGTCACAGAAAAAAACACACTTGCAATAATCTATGCTTCCACACCAAGTACAGAAGCATCGACGGTAGCTGCAACAACTTGAAGCATCCCACCTGGGGATCATCTTACACCGGGTTTCGCCGCATACTCCAGCCGATTTACGAGAACGGATTCTCGCAACCTATCGGCTGGGACTCCTCGAGACTCTACTATGGATTTAAGAAACCCCCTGCGAGGTTGATTTCTACCAAACTTATTTCCACGACAAAGATATCGTCAGACTCGAGAATCACGCACATGGTGATGCAGTGGGGCCAGTTTCTTGACCATGATTTGGACCACGCTTTGCCAGCTGTTTCTTCCGAGTCCTGGGACGGAATAGACTGTAAAAAATCCTGTGAGAACGCAGCACCGTGCTTTCCCATGCAAGTGCCGCCGGGGGATCCAAGGATCTCTAATAGACGGTGTATCGATTTCATACGGACGAGCGCGGTCTGCGGTTCCGGGATGACTAGTATTCTCTGGGGTCAAGGAATTATGCCTCGGGAGCAGATGAATCAGTTGACTAGTTATTTAGACGCTTCTCAGGTTTATGGATATAACGATGAGCTGGCTTTGGATCTCAGAGATATGACTCCATCAAGGTCGCTTAATAATGATGCTGACAATAATGACAATAGAGGGTTACTAAGAGAAGGAGTTACTTTACCtg gtaAAAAACCACTGCTACCTTACTCAACACCTGGCCAATTCGTCGACTGCCGAAGAAACCCCATAGAATCAACAATAAACTGTTTCGTCGCTGGAGACATCCGAGCAAACGAGCAAGTAGGTTTACTCGCAATGCACACAATCTGGCTGCGAGAGCACAACCGAATAGCGCGAATCCTCGGCGAACTGAACCCCCACTGGAGCGGGGAGAGACTTTACCAAGAAGCTCGCAAAATAGTAGGCGCCGAAATGCAGCACATAACTTACCAGCACTGGTTGCCGATAATATTCGGGCAGACTACCGAAGAACTAATAGGCTCCTGGACGGGTTACAATCCAGAACTAGACGCGAGTATTTCTAACGTCTTCGCAACAGCAGCTTTAAGGTTCGGGCACTCGATAATCCAGCCGAGATTGGAGCGTCTGAACGAAGACTTGTCGAGCATTCCCCAGGGCCCGCTGAACCTGCGAGATGCTTTCTTTTCTCCTTGGCGGCTGGTCGACGAAGGCGGAGTCGATCCTCTTCTCCGAGGAATGTTCGGGACTGCAGCGAAGCTTAAAATGCCCGAAGAAAATCTCAACACTGAGCTAACGGAGCAGTTGTTCAGGACTGCTCACGCTGTTGCACTGGACCTAGCGGCTATGAACATCCAGAGAGCGCGCGAGCATGGAATTCCAGGGTACCTAGAGTGGAGAAAGTTCTGCAATTTTTCCCATGATTTTGACAGCTTTGATGAGCTAGCTAATGAAATATCCAGTGCGAAGGTCAGAAGGAAGCTCCAGGAACTCTATGGACACCCGGGGAACATCGACGTCTGGGTCGGAGGAATTCTTGAAGACCAATTGCCTGGAGCGAAGGTCGGTCCGCTGTTCAAGTGCCTTCTTCTTGAACAGTTCAAGCGGACCAGAGACGCTGACAGGCTGTGGTATGAAAATCCCTCGACCTTCAAGCCTGAGCAGTTCCAGCAGATTAAACAGACTAGCCTCGCGAGAATTTTATGCGACAATGGAGATAACATCACTAGGATACAGAAGAATGTCTTCGTACTTCCTGAAAGAGATGGAGAGAAAATGGTTTCTTGTCAGGATATCCCAGCGGTTGATTTGAGATTCTGGTCACAGTGCTGCGGAGACCTGGACTCTACTTGCACGAGTGTTAATGGAAACTTGCCGAGGGTCAGGCTACCCAGGTCACCTACTGCGGAAAAATATCTTGAGGTCTTTAATACTCACCAGCAACTGGTTGATGGTGATGGTGATAAGAGCAAAGACAAGGTTGTGATGATGGTCGAACATGTTAGGGAAGAGGCGAGGATACTTAACAAACtggttaataaaatttctaagagGGTCGAAGAACTCAAGGAGTTTCTCAAGAGCACCAATAATACTATTGAGAGCTGGATGGCTggagatttaatttaa
- the LOC123266718 gene encoding acyl-coenzyme A thioesterase 13-like has product MASRGLELVKTAIEKTLKTKTWGSFLKNLEVLSADKGNCTAEFTVQEEQLNYGGSLHGGCTCSLVDSVSTYALMTHAKNPHPGVSVDLHVSFIKAALPGEVITIEAKTKKLGRTLAFLDVEIFKKKDGSLIARGSHTKFVGFD; this is encoded by the exons atggCATCCCGCGGTCTGGAGTTAGTAAAAACCGCAATTgagaaaactttaaaaacaaaaacatggggttcattcttaaaaaat CTTGAAGTTCTATCAGCTGATAAAGGTAATTGCACTGCGGAATTTACTGTTCAAGAAGAGCAACTAAACTACGGAGGTAGTCTTCACGGTGGTTGCACATGCAGCCTCGTTGACAGTGTATCGACCTACGCGTTGATGACACACGCTAAGAATCCTCATCCTGGTGTCTCTGTTGATTTGCACGTCTC GTTTATAAAAGCAGCGCTGCCCGGTGAAGTGATAACAATAGAAGCTAAAACCAAAAAACTCGGCCGCACTTTAGCCTTCCTGGATGTTGAAATATTCAAGAAGAAAGATGGCTCGCTGATTGCTCGAGGATCTCACACTAAATTCGTGggatttgattaa
- the LOC123268167 gene encoding RNA-binding protein 12 — protein sequence MSVIIRLQNLAWSANALDIRQFFRGLSIPEGGVHIVGGELGDAFIAFSTDEDARQAMMHDGGKIKEMKIKLLLSSRTEMQKVIETARQQTLSLQSFMQNPVPVPGVPVMNQHMQPQHQLQIKPPQEVKKEEDSKDRKDRRDRSRSRDRSRSRDRDRGRDRNRDRRRRDRSRSRDRDRDRRDRGSRRRRDNSRSRDRTRSRDRDRDRDSKRYSDRRNKDSQQDNDDTSDVVCVGQFSKDKAMLGKNSKRQHPTIENGIWEVPPQTQMQMMIAPGILGAGIAAIPHQDSESRALGFPAVPGVCPPPLMPGQFPLNNGLNLNAPGINNSNIAAINRERHSWPGNPSPGGNELPRINELRFPPRPPGNFGSENFSNSSNNTANNPNNPNTNNNNNSNPSSNNNPRDYNNSNNYRNNLRNNSTNHSLMTKMQELDGRRNPHAFQSSNYSDSYPSERDRSNPGNNGRFDGKGGNCIEVRNMPLNASYSDIRHAFQGIFIRKDGLKLINDTHGNRVGIAYIKFSKPEGKELAMNTPRFIRGSEVEICSLDESIFDKAVDSYNPERDGPSNNSSSNNLINSSNISINNNSNSSVEDLPPDTQNSSCVFINELPSFAKEMDIAKMFQDWKINDLFITSSAALLSPSAKSDSVQVGAFVQFSRVEDAKAALASSLKIGPIPITAISIPEDKFVKAKRIHEQETLSNNSSNTDSGNTPDCIIIRGLPFQTGDRDILDFFSDIGIVPRRIHMMVNKHGTPMGECFCEFDAPEEAIRALAKNGLPMGKSFPTVELVSRHKMLDTLGNPESSGASGQWMDPQQNFPFSMHDSGSRPRGPQMMNYHSPRFNNGFGMRGLPPPPPPPPGIINMSLRPLVPGLTSGSGSNSGNSSGNRLPAMDYVEGFGKPGCVLSLENVPFKADINEIIEFFGDFDIKREHVIRRYNERGMPTGDARVAFSSPSEAQRALRELRNCKVRDRTIYMKLA from the exons ATGAGCGTTATTATCAGGCTGCAAAATCTGGCGTGGTCTGCGAATGCACTGGACATTCGTCAATTCTTCCGCGGGCTCAGCATTCCCGAAGGCGGCGTTCACATTGTCGGCGGCGAATTGGGCGATGCTTTTATTGCGTTCAG CACCGACGAAGATGCGCGTCAAGCGATGATGCACGACGGCGGCAAAATAAAGGAAATGAAGATAAAATTACTCTTGAGTTCTCGAACAGAAATGCAGAAAGTAATCGAGACCGCTCGCCAGCAGACTCTGTCCTTGCAGTCGTTCATGCAGAACCCAGTCCCAGTCCCAGGAGTCCCAGTAATGAACCAGCACATGCAGCCTCAGCACCAGCTCCAAATCAAGCCTCCCCAGGAAGTCAAAAAAGAGGAAGACTCCAAGGACCGAAAAGACCGCCGCGACCGCTCCAGATCCCGAGACCGGTCTCGTTCCCGCGACAGAGACCGCGGAAGGGACCGCAACCGGGATCGCCGTCGCCGCGATCGTTCCCGGTCCCGTGACCGCGATCGCGACCGGCGAGACCGCGGAAGCAGGCGTCGCAGAGACAACTCAAGATCGCGGGACCGCACCAGGTCCCGCGATCGTGACCGCGACCGCGACAGCAAGCGCTACAGCGACCGCAGGAACAAGGACTCCCAGCAGGACAATGACGACACCAGCGACGTCGTCTGCGTGGGCCAGTTCTCCAAGGACAAGGCCATGCTTGGAAAAAACTCCAAGAGACAACACCCGACCATCGAGAACGGCATCTGGGAAGTTCCTCCCCAGACCCAGATGCAGATGATGATCGCGCCTGGAATTCTCGGCGCTGGAATTGCCGCGATTCCTCATCAAGATTCCGAGTCCCGGGCTCTGGGATTCCCCGCTGTTCCCGGAGTTTGTCCGCCTCCGCTCATGCCCGGACAGTTTCCTCTTAACAATGGTCTCAATCTGAACGCGCCTGGcattaataattctaatatTGCTGCGATTAATCGCGAAAGACACTCTTGGCCAGGAAATCCTTCGCCTGGAGGCAACGAATTGCCTCGTATTAATGAACTGAGATTCCCGCCACGTCCGCCGGGTAATTTTggctctgaaaatttcagtaacAGTAGTAATAATACTGCTAATAATCCTAATAATcctaatactaataataacaataattctaaTCCTAGTTCTAATAATAACCCTAGGGACTataataatagcaataattatagaaataaccTTAGAAATAACAGCACCAACCATTCCTTGATGACCAAAATGCAGGAACTAGACGGACGGCGTAACCCCCACGCCTTTCAGTCTTCTAACTACAGCGACTCCTACCCCTCGGAACGCGATCGTTCCAACCCTGGGAACAATGGAAGATTTGACGGCAAAGGGGGGAACTGCATTGAAGTAAGAAACATGCCGCTAAACGCGTCTTACAGCGACATCCGTCACGCGTTCCAGGGTATTTTTATCCGAAAAGACGGGCTCAAGCTGATAAACGACACTCATGGGAACAGAGTCGGCATAGCTTATATAAAGTTTAGCAAGCCGGAGGGCAAAGAGCTAGCGATGAACACTCCGAGGTTCATAAGAGGCTCTGAAGTGGAGATCTGCTCGCTTGATGAGAGTATTTTTGACAAGGCCGTCGACTCTTACAACCCCGAGCGCGACGGGCCTAGTAATAACAGCAGTAgtaataatttgattaataGTAGTAATATTAGTATTAACAATAACAGTAATAGCAGTGTTGAAGACTTACCACCAGATACTCAAAACTCCTCGTGTGTTTTTATAAACGAGTTGCCGTCCTTCGCCAAAGAAATGGACATCGCTAAAATGTTCCAAGACTGGAAGATAAATGACCTGTTTATAACTTCTTCCGCGGCGTTGTTGTCCCCGTCGGCAAAGAGTGATTCTGTCCAGGTTGGAGCCTTCGTACAGTTCTCTAGAGTCGAGGACGCTAAAGCTGCGCTGGCTTCGTCGCTTAAAATCGGGCCGATTCCCATCACTGCGATTAGTATTCCAGAGGATAAGTTTGTCAAGGCGAAGAGAATCCACGAGCAAGAAACTCTTAGTAATAATAGCTCTAATACAGACAGCGGCAACACTCCGGATTGTATTATCATTCGAGGGCTTCCGTTCCAGACCGGAGACCGGGATATCTTGGATTTCTTCTCGGACATTGGAATAGTTCCCCGGAGGATCCATATGATGGTGAATAAGCACGGGACACCTATGGGCGAGTGCTTCTGCGAGTTTGACGCGCCCGAGGAGGCGATTAGAGCCCTAGCTAAAAATGGTCTTCCCATGGGGAAGAGTTTCCCGACTGTGGAGTTGGTTTCAAGACACAAGATGCTGGACACCTTGGGGAACCCCGAGTCTTCTGGCGCGTCGGGACAGTGGATGGACCCTCAGCAGAATTTCCCTTTTAGCATGCATGACTCCGGGTCTAGACCAAGGGGACCCCAGATGATGAACTACCACTCGCCCAGATTTAATAATGGCTTCGGTATGCGAGGGCTTCCTCCTCCTCCACCTCCTCCTCCCGGGATCATCAACATGTCGCTCAGACCTCTTGTTCCTGGACTCACCAGCGGCTCCGGGTCTAATTCCGGGAACAGTTCCGGGAACAGGCTACCGGCCATGGACTATGTTGAAGGTTTCGGAAAACCTGGATGTGTTCTCAGCTTGGAGAATGTCCCTTTCAAAGCGGATATCAATGAGATTATTGAATTCTTCGGAGACTTTGATATTAAACGCGAGCATGTCATCAGGCGCTACAACGAACGCGGAATGCCCACTGGAGACGCCAGGGTCGCTTTTTCTTCACCCAGTGAAGCTCAACGCGCTCTTAGAGAATTGAGGAATTGCAAAGTTCGCGATAGGACTATCTACATGAAGCTGgcgtaa